Genomic segment of Ficedula albicollis isolate OC2 chromosome 3, FicAlb1.5, whole genome shotgun sequence:
TCCAGGTTTTCAGCAATGCCTGCTCACTTTCAGGAAACacctccctgctgagcccagggcagcctgctGAAGTGACAGCCTTCCAGGCACTCCCcaagggctggcagtgctgctgctcccctgggcagcctttcCCCCACCCTCCTGAAGGATGCCCATCACTTTcagccacctctgctctgccctgtggcTGTGTCGTGGTTTACAATCTGTGATGctttctcagagctgctggagctcaggacATGGTCCCCAGATCATAAATGGTCTTTGCCTGTCGCAGCCACCACTTGCAGTTTCTGGTTGATGAGGTTGCtcttttttgctgtgtttcccCTGGAAGGATGCTCAATGGGATTGAGGtgcatttctctgcttctttccttCCAGCCAGTTCCCTTCAAGTGCTTCTTGAAGCtcacttggttttttttggccTTCTGTTTTTTTACAGATGATTCTATACATTTGTTCTCAGGCTGTTTCaatgtgctttatttatttggggGCTTGTCTACACAGCCcattcttcatttttccctATCTTCATGTTATATTAACTTTGTGCCTACAGAATGACCTACCCACAGCTGTGCTCTTCCACACATGGTGGCTTTTCCCATTCTTTAGGTtaaaattttcctgtgtttttcacTGCAAGTCCCAAAGCATGACCTACCCACagctttttcctgtgtttttcacTGCAAGTCCCAAAGCCTGGTTATCTTCCAGTTTAAACAGAGGCTGGAAGAGTTGTCATCACATTCAgctctttcccagctcctcttaGGCTGAGACCTTTCTGTGTGCCAGCCACAAAGCTGTGTATATGATCCTTGAGGACATCAGGGAAAGTAACCAAGGAACTCTTGCTCTTCAGCATCCTGGTAACCTGTTTGAAATGTGCCTTCAGAAAAGccttttacttattttcttttatgtgtgTCATGGACCATGCCCATGagctcctccccagcaccaccacagctTTGACACAAGTGCCCTTTGacatgctgcttttccattaTGGTCCTTTCATTCTTTGAGTTGCTGCCAGTAGAAGTAACAACACCCACACTCTGTCCCATCAAGGGGCATGATGCTGCATGTGCCTGTGTTTGAAATTAAGGTTTTTTGATAGACACCATTTTCTCAGAGGTCCAGCTTGCACCCCAAAGGACATTGTCACCACTGCTTTGCTCTATTATTTCCATTCTGTATTTTTGACAAATGGTTCCTTGAACTGACTCTTATtcatatatatttgtatattaatTCCTTGGTTTCCTACTTGTCATACCTAATTTCTTGCTTCTCCATTCTGATGTCACCTTCCAATGCCTTGCTCACATTAGGCATTTTTATGATGTTAAAACATCCTTCACTCAGAAACTGTTCCCAGTAcgttgttttggggttttttggggttttggggttttttttgtttggttttttggttttgttttgtttatgtttttttttaattgccttccTGAGGGATGTTCATAATTTCCAGCCACCTCTCACACTCTGTGGCCAGGCTGTGGGGGTCACAAAGCTCTTTTTGAACAGTTGAAGTTCTCGGCACAGTCCCCAGACCACTGCCAGCCTTTCTCCATTACAGCCACTGCTTGCCGTTCCTTACTGACAAACTTCCTCTGCTTCTCACAGCCCCCCTTTGAGGGTGTTAACATGACTGGTGgatttctccatctctctcccAACAGCCTTTGAGTGCATTGCTGTCACTGCCCAAAGGGACTTTTCAATGCCAATGATGGGGTGCAGGTTTCATGGGCAGAACAGGGCTAAGCTGAAGATGCGTTTCCACCCATGCCCGGAGCCAGCAGCAGACAGAGACAGCTGTGTGCCTGGGAACCCTGGTGTCCCCTCTCTGGTTCCCTGCCATTTTATCCATTGTACAGATGCATCCACATAACAATTCTGGCACACCGGTTCCAGCATCGTGTTTTAGAGAAGCACAGGAGTATCTGCTCTTGCTCTGGCTCCTTATTTTTATGTGCCCTCTGGCGCATCGTGTTTTAGAGAAGCACAGGAGTATCCGCTCTTGCTCTGGCTCCTTATTTTTATGTGCCTTGTTAAAGCAGCTCTTTACTGCTTCCCACACAAATGTTGTCACCTCCCGTCCTAGTCTCTAGTGGAGATTCAGGGTTTTATGATTCCAGCTCACAGATGAATCATCTTGTTTTTAGCCCCATTGCTTGGTAGTTTTCTCCAGCACCCCTCTCCCACCTCTGTCGTGTGGATAGCTCTGTGGTGTCCCCTCCCCGGCTGCCTCCATGGACGGAGGCCCTTTGCTCCTCCCTGCATCCTGCAAGAGCCAGTGCTTCTGCTCCGGAGGAAAGAAGTAGATTTTTGCAGTGTCGGCTTGCCCTCTTGTGCCTCGCATTGCTCTCCACTCGAGTTGTAAGgtctccttttgtttttggaGGCAGGTTGCTTTGGCTGCTTTGTTTCCCTGCTCTTTCAAGCCCTTCTGGGGATTGCTGTTTATTCCTGGGTTAGGAGAATGCTCCCACAGCCAAACTCCTTACCTTGTTGCACCTGTCTaacccagagctctgctcccttcaCAAGGACCTCCACTGTGGGACTCGTGAGCTAAGCCTGGATGCTGGTCCAGTGTTTCCATTTGCCAAGGATACCACGGGTTAGATTTATGTGTTCCTGGTGCCAGCTGAGATGCCCCAGGGCATTAGATCCAACAGGGAACTGCAGCCactctgtcagcagctggaTTCAAGGAGGGCTGCCCCTCCCCTGGCACTCTGTCACTTGCACTTGTCCTCGCTCTCGGGTTTATGCCTGGTTTTGCTCATAGCCCATCTCCAGAGATCGTAGAGCTTCCAAAATACATGTATCTACAACGAGCACCTCAAAGTCGGAGAGGAAATACACTGAAAAACCTTATCTGTGTAGCTAAGACCTAAATCACCTAGAAGAAGGTTTGAAGTTAAATGCAACGAGCTGCTCAGGCTGACAGAAGAGCAGTATGCCCACCAGGGTAATGGGAACCTTTTGCCTTCCCTGGCCTGCTCTATCTGCACACCACCCCTGAGGGTGCCAAGCCCATCTGCACCACAGCCTGGCGAGGCTGAGGCTCTCCAGGACCCGGCACAGCTGCGTGTCAGCTCATGGAGGCGCACGGGTTTTCCAGCCGGCGAGGAGAGGTCGCGGCCCCGGCCCCTCCTGGAGGGCAGCCAGCCTTGCCAGCCCGGGCTTCCCAGGCTCACTGGGgcctctgcctggctctgcccgGGGCAGGACGCGGGCCAGAGGcggatggggatggggatggggacagccaggcagggccGGCGGGCCCGGAGCAGCGGCGGGcggcgccgggggggggggggggggggggggggggggggggggggggggggggggggggggggggggggggggggggggggggggggggggggggggggggggggggggggggggggggggggggggggggggggggggggggggggggggggggggggggggggggggggggggggggggggggggggggggggggggggggggggggggggggggggggggggggggggggggggggggggggggggggggggggggggggggggggggggggggggggggggggggggggggggggggggggggggggggggggggggggggggggggggggggggggggggggggggggggggggggggggggggggggggggggggggggggggggggggggggggggggggggggggggggggggggggggggggggggggggggggggggggggggggggggggggggggggggggggggggggggggggggggggggggggggggggggggggggggggggggggggggggggggggggggggggggggggggggggggggggggggggggggggggggggggggggggggggggggggggggggggggggggggggggggggggggggctcgggcAGATGAAGCCCGGCGGGGCCCGGGGGCAGGGCCGTGCGGAGCCGGGGCCTGGGGTACCCCCCAGCCCCCGCGGAGGCTCGGGCAGGCCGTGGGGTGCCGGGCGGGCGGGCCCCCGGCCGTGCGGCACATCCACGGGCTCCCCGTGCCCGCCGGCCTTCGATCCCTCCCCCTGAGAGGCACCTGTGTCTGACAGGTTCAGGCTTCGCTGCCTCCCACAACGTGCCGGGGATGCTGCTGGGCCCAGGGATGCACGACTGCGCAGGACGCCTGCTCCCCCAGCCAAAAAGCAGGAGTTCAGGTAGCTTGTGCCCAGGGCCCTGTGCCGTCGATTTCAGCACCGGGAGCATCCGTGTGCGGGGGTGACCATTAACTGCGCGGCCTGCGTCCTGCTCCCGAGCGTGGGCTCCGTGTGCCGGATGAGCGGGACGGCGTCCCTGCCCTGCGCAGCCCAGGCGTGGCGGAGGCGAGCTCTGCGTGGGCAGCCCTCTGTGCCACACGGCCGTCGGCCCAGCTTCGTCCTCCATTTCATCCGGGGGGCTGGCTgccctccagagcagctgccgAGTTCTGCCTGGTGAGGCCCCGGCTCTGTCCTCCCCCCTTGCCTCTgaaggcagctgcctgcagctgtgcttggTCGGGGGAGGGAGTCTGACAGCCCTGGTGCCGTACAAGGCAGGAAGGGTGCTTCTGGGGACAGTGCtttgctctgccccagcccaggaaaGCTGAGCATCCCACAGAAATTCAGGGCCTGTTGCAAGGCTCTTTctgtcctggagctgtgggcttgtgctgctttttcctgctttcgGTTGTTTATGGTGTTGGGGCAGGGTAGGCATTGGCAAATAGCTCTAGGCAAAGCTCTTGGGGGGTGCAAACCTGAAGGAAACTGAATATTGgccaatttttttctcaccCACCCCACAAGACAGCCAGGCTAAAAAATCCAGGGTAGGCATTGGCAAATAGCTCTAGGCAAAGCTCTTGGGGGGTGCAAACCTGAAGGAAACTGAATATTGgccaatttttttctcaccCACCCCACAAGACAGCCAGGCTAAAAAATCCAGGCTTCATCTTGTGGTGTGCATGAAAATAAAGAGACTAAAAAGAACGGTCCTGGACTATAGCATTAAAGGGCCTGCTTGGGTTAAACACCTAAGTCTAGTCCTAATGTACTGAGGGGAAAATACAAGCAGTACCACTGTCTGAGAAATCCCGTGGAAAATAAGGCATGCACCCTTCATGGTGGCAGAGGCTAGGCAGTATGATGAGCTACCAGAAGAGGCAGTGGGATCCCAAGTGCTTGAAGTGTCCCAAATGTCCAGCCTGCCCTACCATGTGCTTCCTAGGAGCTGGGTTTCAGCCAACACATGCCACCAGGATGGCCTGGCCTGTCTCAGGAGCTCTTGGGTTAGAAGTCTGCAGGTTTGGAACAAGCCAGGCACATAGGATGGGAGAAATCTACGAATGGCTCCCTCCCTTCTTTCAGCCATCCTTCTTTGAGCCATCCATGGGGGCCCCAGGGTGGGGATAGGAAatctcagcagctccctgatgACCCTGCCTGTTCCTCTGTGCAGGATGGTTCCCCCACCACCTGTCAGCAAGCCCCATGTGTGCCTCTCCACTGTGCTCATCATGACCAGCCTCGTCCTCATGGATGCCTACCTggtggagcagagccagggctccAGGAAGCTGGGCATCTGTGTCATGGTGGCAGTGGGTGACATATGCTTCCTGCTGGTCCTCCGCTATGTGGCTATCTGGGTTGGGGCAGAGGTAAAGACAGCTAAACGAGGATATGCCATGATCCTCTGGTTCCTGTATGTCTTCGTTCTGGAGATCAAAGTCTACTTTGTGTACCAGAATTATAAAGCTGACCGGAAAAGCTTGGATCTCATAGCCCGCAAAGCATTGAccttgctgctctccatctgcATCCCAGCTCTCTACGTGTTGTTGGTGGCCACAGAGCACATGGAGTACGTCAGAACATTCAAGAAGAAGGAAGATCTTCGCAACCGCCTTTTTTGGGTCATTGTGGACATGCTGGATGTGCTGGACATCCAGGCCAACCTGTGGGAGCCTCAGAAGAAAGGGCTGCCGCTCTGGGCCGAGGGCATCATGTTCTTCTACTGCTACATcttgctcctggtgctgccGTGCGTGTCCCTGTGCGAGATCAGCATGCAGGGGATCGGCATTGTGCCGCACCGCATGATGCTGTACCCCATGCTGAGCATGCTCACCGTCAACATCACCACCATCTTCATCCGAGGCAGCAACATGGTCTTCTTCAGGGATGCCCGGGTCTCCAGCATCTTCATGGGCAAGAACATGCTGGCCATCGGGATGAAGGTCTGTATGTTTGTGCAGTACCAGCGGCACCGGCACCACGCGCCGCCGGGGCCggaccagcagcacagcaccccagccctgccgcCCACGGGGCTGCGCAAGGCCCGGGACCAGCCCGCCTGCCCCGAGGAGCTGGCCCAGGACAACACGTGAcgagccagcaggagctgcagcctcgGCACGCCTGTGCCTGGCTGTACCCACAAACCCGGGGCAGGCTGCGGAGCTCCCCGCCTGGACAGAGGGCAatggccctgctccctccttccctgggtGAATCTGCTCCGGGCCCCAAGGGGGCGTGGCGAGGGCCCCCCCGGCAGCCTCTCTAAGGCCGTTTGGAACCTCAGCACCCCGTCCTGGTAAAACggcagaggaggggaggaggctAGGGGTGCCTGTTGTTGTGTCTGGGTGAGGCCAGGCAGCCCTACCCTCTGCCAGGCTCCCCgtgcagcactgctctctgcCCAGCTAGGGTGCCACACGGGGACACGGCGGGTCACCCACTTTTCTGTTGTGGTTGGCCCTGGCTCCAGTGTCGTCCTTGGCAGCAGCCTACTCCCCACTGCTGAGTCGAGGTCCCCATGCAGGGGGAGCAAGGCCTGGGCTGCcccctgctgtcacccctcTCAGCCAGCTGCAGGCCTGGGGGACCCAAAAAGGGGTGactgtccttttttttgtaTCTCCCTCTTTGCAATAAAAGacctgagccctgcagccttTTCatgtctgtgtccctgccagcaggCAGATCCCCCCACTCCCGTGGGGAACTTGTGTGACTTGAGTGGCTACTGGAAAGTGCAGCTTCCCAGTGGTAGGAAACTCTCCAGAGATGTTGGAAGCATCTACTTCCCttggagctggtgctgccatgCTGGCTCCTGCACAATACCCAGTGgcacctctgccctggctgagctgggcagtgccccaGGGCTTCCCCTGCTGAGGGTGCTGGGCCCAGGAGCTTGCAGGCTCACAGGCCACAGGCTCACTGCTCACCACCACAGTGCTCAGCAGAAACAGGTGACATCCCAGCAAGGATGTCCTTGCAGGCAGGCACAGGCctcagcagaaggaagagcTTTAGCTCCAGAGGGGCAGAAGGGGAAAGCAGGACCACTTTAGGGGGGCACCAAccttgcagctgctgcaccagTCCTACAAGCAGCAGGGGACTGGGACACAGAGAATCAGGAATGCTGAGGAGTGCCATGTGACCCCTCAGCGaggccctggcagcaggaatcTTGCCGAGTCCCATGTCTACTGCCTTCCCCCAGTTCCACCAAGTCCTCTCACCAGAGCAGAACTTGAATCACCCACAGGAACTACAGTGGAGGCAAGTGGTTCAGCAACACTCTCAGGCTGGCTCACCTGATCCTTGCTCCATGTTTTGCTTCCAGTAAGGCCTGTTCCCAGGCCCCAAACACCTGTGGCCTCCCACACAGCACACCTGTGCCCAGGCACTCTCCCACCACACTCTGACCTGTCACACCGAGGTCATCTGAGCCAAACCCCTTTATCAGCACAGCCATGGCAGACAGGGGCAAATGGAACAAGCAAGAGGGCTGGTGGGAATTGGAGAGAGGTACTGACTCCCCTAAGGCAAACACTTTTAACAGCACCGGCAGTGTGAATAAAGGAAAACAGGTGTTTTATTTCATACAGGATCATTTTCTTAGAAGCACTAATATAACCCTGTGGAGATGTCCCTGAGAAACCAAGCTGCTCTGAAGGAGAGATCCCAAGCACCAATACCTGAGCAGTCACAGCATGCCCCGTGCATGAGGAAGGCCAGTCACACCTAGGTCTGCATCACCAGGAGCAGCCCACGTGGAGTGATCCTCTCACCTTTACCCATCTCTTGTGAGACTACATCCAGATACTGGTCCATGCTGGGCCACCAAAAGGTAGCTCTTGGTTGTCTGGGCTGACTCCAGTTGAGTATGTGAAAGCTGTCAGAGGCTGAAGCACTGCTGGCAAAGGCTGAGGAAACAGGATTCATTCACCCTTaggaagaaaaggctttggggaGACCTTACAGCACCCCTTTCCCACCCACCCCTCAGACTTGTGACAAAGCTGCTAAGAAGACAGAGCCAGGCACTTCACTGAGAACAAGACAATGGTTATGGACTAACACCAGGCAGGTTTCCTGCCTGAGGGAACAAAAAAGTTCCATCCTGAGAACCAGAAGCAGTAGAGCAGAGGCCAAGAAAGGTGAGGGTATCTGTCCTTGGACATTACCAGATCCCACCAAAGtagccctgagcaacctgatctgaAGTTAGGgttgctgctctgagcaggcaTTGTCCCACCTCCTTTTCTGCCACAGTGGAAGTCTGAAAGAACCTGGAGTagagccagcagtgcagggcaggacTCACACTTTCCTTGCTAGAGTTAGAAATGAGCAGGTCCAAGGGCAAAGACAGCTGTCATCACCATCAGCATATGCACGACACACTTAGCATGACTTAAACCACAAGCAAGATACTTCAGCTACAAAAAACCCATAATTTCCTTCAGTTcaacctctgctctgctgccttaCAGCATCACTGTACAGTGAAAGGCAGATCCTGGGAAGAGGGATAAGCTCCTCCAGGCCTGGCTAAAGCAGAATGAGCCAGTGCCAGACAACAGCATGACTGTCCAACAGTCACAAGTTCTTCTGTGAGGGCAGATGGCGTTTGTCTTTGATGGcattcctcttcctcttcttgttCAGGAAGCTCTCTAGCTTTCCACTCCTCTTCAGCTCTGCATACTTCTCAGCTAGTTCCAATTTCCGTTTCTCAGCTGTAGAGGAAAGTAAAgtcatattttaaattgaagCCCAAAACATCTCTACAGAGAagcccctcctcacctcccCCTCCCCTGGTCCAGGCTTAGCTTGTCCCTTGAGTACCAGCACTAGAAGAATCCCCCCACAGCTCTGTGGAATAGTATGGACACCTTGCTTCCAGTGCTTGAACTCCTGCCAGCAGTACTCCCTTTAGATCTTCCTGCAGCATGCTCACACAGAGTACTTACATTTCTTTAGGAAGAAGGGTTTCTTTCCCTGCTTGGCTAATTCCCTCTGTTGCCTTTTCAAAGACAGCTCCCTCTCTCTCaacttctgctgttttttctgtgcctgttcctgctgtgtCTGTACAAAAAGGATGGCCTGTGTCAGTGCCCAAGCAGATCTCAGGCCACAGGGCCTCTCTTCCAATGCCTCACAGAGAGGAGATGCTGCACTGAACTCACCATGCGGTTCAGGAGCCGCTGAagtttctccttctcttccatgTTCCGgcatttcttcagctgcttctgaacCATCTGAAGAAGAGAGCAGAAAGCTGCATGACTGCCTGCCTGTCACCTCCACTATGAAAAGCCTTTGAAGAAGTAGCCCCTGCCAAGCAAGGTTCTTCCAGGAAAGGACAGGCACAGATCAtcacctccttctcctgcttcttGATGGTGTCCAGGAAGGTGTATgtcttcataaatatttcaggctTATACTCTCCAGACAGGTCATCAAATCGAGGGTCTCTCTGGACCTGTcagcaggaaaggcagaggcAAGAGCTGTAGCCAGTGTTACCCTGTTAACAGTCTGCTTACTCTCCCTTCATGGATATTTTTCCCCAGCAATGTTATGTTCCCACCACTGAAATATCTGCAGTTGGCAAAGATTGAGAATGATGGTCAAGGCGGCATCCCCAAAGTTATGCCTGCATCGACTTTACCACAAAACAGACATCTCCATATGCGAGTCTGCCACCCAGGAATTGTAAAGGTGGTATCTGCACCACTTAAGTAGTggtttgtcttcattttcttctgacttcactcagagtcaggattaaaaacatgaaggagatgaattttcttgtgttcaggcttggttgcttattaaatcttatctgaagtacagagagttctgcaacgCTTCCAGCTACCAGCTACAAGCAAGGAAAATGGAGGTGAATC
This window contains:
- the LOC101815843 gene encoding transmembrane protein 121-like; this translates as MVPPPPVSKPHVCLSTVLIMTSLVLMDAYLVEQSQGSRKLGICVMVAVGDICFLLVLRYVAIWVGAEVKTAKRGYAMILWFLYVFVLEIKVYFVYQNYKADRKSLDLIARKALTLLLSICIPALYVLLVATEHMEYVRTFKKKEDLRNRLFWVIVDMLDVLDIQANLWEPQKKGLPLWAEGIMFFYCYILLLVLPCVSLCEISMQGIGIVPHRMMLYPMLSMLTVNITTIFIRGSNMVFFRDARVSSIFMGKNMLAIGMKVCMFVQYQRHRHHAPPGPDQQHSTPALPPTGLRKARDQPACPEELAQDNT
- the RRP36 gene encoding ribosomal RNA processing protein 36 homolog; amino-acid sequence: MSFEELLRMQSDARTRVSKKVPGGKKTAKPTKATLKQQGKKGPLEMSAKKPVPFLRQVVPVRKKVQRDPRFDDLSGEYKPEIFMKTYTFLDTIKKQEKEMVQKQLKKCRNMEEKEKLQRLLNRMTQQEQAQKKQQKLRERELSLKRQQRELAKQGKKPFFLKKSEKRKLELAEKYAELKRSGKLESFLNKKRKRNAIKDKRHLPSQKNL